From Thunnus albacares chromosome 22, fThuAlb1.1, whole genome shotgun sequence, the proteins below share one genomic window:
- the LOC122974106 gene encoding spore wall protein 2-like, whose amino-acid sequence MVGDDITLPCHVKPASDVFDEMLEWSRPDLNPRFVHVRRSGEDLLDQNPSYRGRTSVSINSLKQGDVSLKLSKVKFSDEGTYRCFIPGLKTESNVQLVVGPVINIIKVDSGVLQCESTGWYPEREVFWLDGEGNLLSAGPTETVRGPDGLYTVSSRVTVEKRHNNNFTCRVQQKNINQIRETNIIVPDDFFTESSRSSASTVIGVIVGIIFILAVVFLLWKWRQNKLKTKKCHGDKDKWKTRDKKSNSTSNGPEQESLIKEDETQSTNNKTAGQGPIGGERQQEDQQAGGETKDNLDQTGNEEKKDSCPAKEEGQQDKDKDGRDGEENLREPIKDNKKPQSPADGQTDQHPAPVNSTAVQGPIPGGTQQDETRAEQQPSTEETEKQSDVDKRQGDKNKTEQLTVEQPEKSPESTDGEENTTPEKDDTISQPPVSGQTNQPQAGKTELDEKDAEEEPKPKDNKTTDQVPTEVETEHNAQQEEGETKDNLDQTGNEEKKDSCPAKEEGQQDKDKDGRDGEENLREPIKDNKKPQSPADGQTDQHPAPVNSTAVQGPIPGGTQQDETRAEQQPSTEETEKQSDVDKRQGDKNKTEQLTVEQPEKSPESTDGEENTTSNGTSI is encoded by the exons ATGGTCGGGGATGACATCACTCTGCCATGCCACGTGAAACCTGCCTCAGATGTCTTTGACGAGATGCTGGAGTGGTCAAGACCTGATCTGAACCCCAGATTTGTCCATGTGCGACGTTCTGGAGAAGACCTGCTGGATCAAAACCCGTCCTACAGAGGAAGAACATCAGTGTCCATCAACAGCCTGAAACAGGGAGACGTATCACTGAAACTCTCCAAAGTGAAATTCTCTGATGAGGGAACGTACAGATGCTTCATTCCAGGATTGAAAACAGAATCTAATGTTCAGCTAGTTGTTG GTCCtgtcatcaacatcatcaaagTCGACAGTGGGGTGTTACAGTGTGAGTCTACAGGCTGGTATCCAGAGCGTGAGGTGTTTTGGCTGGATGGTGAGGGAAACCTCCTCTCTGCTGGACctacagagacagtcagaggtcCTGATGGCCTCTATactgtcagcagcagagtgactgtagagaagagacacaacaacaacttcaCCTGTAGAGTCCAACAGAAGAACATCAACCAGATCAGAGAGACAAACATTATTGTTCCAG ATGATTTCTTCACGGAGTCATCCAGATCATCTGCTTCTACCGTCATTGGTGTGATTGTAGGCATCATCTTTATTCTCGCTGTTGTCTTTCTTCTGTGGAAATGGAGACAAAACAAACTCA AGACCAAGAAGTGCCATGGCGACAAGGACAAATGGAAAACTAGAGACAAGAAGAGCAACTCTACAAGTAATGGTCCAGAACAAGAGTCTCTGATAAAGGAAGATGAAACACAATctacaaataataaaacagcagGTCAGGGTCCAATTGGAGGAGAAAGACAACAAGAAGATCAGCAGGCAGGGGGAGAGACAAAAGATAATTTAGACCAGACAgggaatgaagaaaaaaaggacTCCTGTCCAGCAAAGGAAGAAGGACAACAAGATAAGGATAAGGatgggagagatggagaggagaacCTTCGAGAACCtataaaagacaacaaaaaaccTCAGTCTCCAGCTGATGGACAAACAGATCAGCACCCAGCTCCCGTCAACAGCACAGCAGTTCAGGGTCCAATCCCAGGAGGAACACAACAAGATGAGACCAGGGCCGAACAACAGCCATccacagaggaaacagaaaaacaaagtgatgTAGATAAAAGACagggagacaaaaacaaaacagaacagttgACTGTAGAACAGCCAGAGAAGAGTCCTGAGagcacagatggagaggagaataCAACACCTGAAAAAGATGACACAATAAGTCAACCTCCAGTCAGTGGACAAACAAATCAGCCCCAAGCAGGAAAGACTGAACTTGATGAGAAAGATGCAGAGGAGGaaccaaaacctaaagataacaaaacaacagatcAGGTTCCAACTGAGGTAGAAACAGAACATAATGCTCAGCaggaagaaggagagacaaAAGATAATTTAGACCAGACAgggaatgaagaaaaaaaggacTCCTGTCCAGCAAAGGAAGAAGGACAACAAGATAAGGATAAGGatgggagagatggagaggagaacCTTCGAGAACCtataaaagacaacaaaaaaccTCAGTCTCCAGCTGATGGACAAACAGATCAGCACCCAGCTCCCGTCAACAGCACAGCAGTTCAGGGTCCAATCCCAGGAGGAACACAACAAGATGAGACCAGGGCCGAACAACAGCCATccacagaggaaacagaaaaacaaagtgatgTAGATAAAAGACagggagacaaaaacaaaacagaacagttgACTGTAGAACAGCCAGAGAAGAGTCCTGAGagcacagatggagaggagaataCAACATCCAATGGCACAAGCATTTAG
- the LOC122974204 gene encoding high affinity immunoglobulin gamma Fc receptor I-like, which produces MTCNIEYVYPSDSGEYWCEGGEGQRSNTVNIIVTAGSVILESPVLPVMEGEAVTLHCRHKTTSSIRTADFYKDGVFIKTDSTGNMTIHNVSKCDEGLYKCNISGAGESPESRLAVRGQCTTEEGGDVIMESPVLPVTEGAAVTLRCRKNEISFDLKADFYKDGLLIRSNSTGEMTINSVSKSDEGLYKCSISGAGESAERWLSVKASRNEMNFSRHYLFHFLTVVKVLLALQLLVIGLLYWKKQRDTADAADNLSLCLNTNHRRKPQTEKDKDEPQPQDSLYSTI; this is translated from the exons ATGACCTGCAACATTGAATATGTCTACCCATCAGACAGTGGAGAATACTGGTGTGAAGGTGGAGAAGGACAAAGAAGCAACACTGTCAACATCATTGTCACTG CTGGTTCTGTGATCCTGGAGAGTCCTGTCCTTCCTGTGATGGAGGGAGAAGCTGTGACTCTGCACTGTAGACACAAGACAACCTCCTCCATCCGCACAGCTGATTTCTATAAAGATGGCGTCTTCATCAAGACTGATTCCACAGGCAACATGACCATCCACAATGTCTCCAAGTGTGATGAAGGACTCTACAAGTGCAACATCTCTGGAGCTGGAGAATCACCAGAGAGCCGGTTGGCTGTCAGAGGTCAATGTACTACAGAAGAAG GTGGTGATGTGATCATGGAGAGTCCTGTCCTTCCTGTAACAGAAGGAGCTGCGGTGACTCTGCGCTGTAGAAAGAACGAAATTTCCTTCGATCTCAAAGCTGATTTCTATAAAGATGGCCTCCTTATCAGGAGTAACTCTACAGGAGAGATGACCATCAACAGTGTTTCTAAATCTGATGAAGGACTCTACAAGTGCAGCATCTCCGGAGCTGGAGAATCAGCGGAGAGGTGGCTGTCAGTCAAAG CATCTCGGAATGAGATGAACTTTTCCCGCCATTACCTCTTCCATTTCCTCACCGTGGTGAAGGTTTTGTTGGCTCTGCAGCTGCTGGTGATCGGACTACTTTACTGGAAGAAACAGCGAG acacTGCAGACGCTGCTGATAATTTGAGCCTCTGCCTCAACACAAACCACCGCCGCAAACCACAGACAGAAAAGG ATAAAGATGAACCCCAGCCTCAGGATAGCCTATATTCTACCATCTAA
- the LOC122974443 gene encoding spore wall protein 2-like yields MIGDDITLPCHVKPSTDAFNEMLEWSRPDLNPRFVHVRRAGEDYLPDQNPSYRGRTSVSINSLKQGDVSLKLSKVKLSDEGTYRCFIPGLKTESSVQLVVDSSSLSPSSVIGVIVGIIFILAVVFLLWKWRQKKLKTTKYHDDEETLKARDKKSNSTSNDPEQKFLIVRETDREKHTAEEETMKNQDLKIYSLSEESGLTHHEQPVTENKTNNVLVQKEGEIEIQSVNAGTGQMEDVRQQDEVQTVGQTERRVMSEANEVSCPAEEEGQQDKNKDKNNEEQNTTPIQDDTKPQPPIDGQKDQLPAVQSNVDKKDEDKETKSGNTGIEDQGPKDGERQMEGERGEDEEDETQSTNNETAGQGPTGGERQREDQQAGGETKDNLDQTRREENEVSCPAEEDGQQDKNRYRRDDVENTTPEKDDTISQPPVSGQTNQPQAGKTELDEKDEKEKPKLKDNKTTDQVPTVVETEQNAQQEGRETNNNFEQTGNEEKKASCPAKKEGQQDKNKDGRDGEENTKPQSPADGQTSLLPTGKVQGDMGKKDKGKKTKSAKKKKKNQGLKDGERQKEDKKGEENEEGKMLSDKGPTGGGKQKDALQARTKTNNHLDQTRSAENEVSYPAVEGGQQDNNKDGKDGEKKTTPIQDNTKPQPPINGQTDQISAEDVKSNEENKEKMEQTGLPGQTEGETHGEQPEKNQKGDRGGRTQSTSTKPTAAKSARSKKRRRRK; encoded by the exons ATGATTGGGGATGACATCACTCTGCCATGCCACGTGAAACCTTCCACGGATGCCTTTAACGAGATGCTGGAGTGGTCGAGACCTGACCTGAACCCCAGATTTGTCCATGTGCGGCGTGCTGGAGAAGACTATCTGCCAGATCAAAACCCGTCCTACAGAGGAAGAACTTCAGTGTCCATCAACAGCCTGAAACAGGGAGACGTCTCACTGAAACTCTCCAAAGTGAAACTCTCTGATGAGGGAACGTACAGATGCTTCATTCCAGGATTGAAAACAGAATCTAGTGTTCAGCTAGTTGTTG ACTCGTCCAGTTTATCTCCTTCATCCGTCATTGGTGTGATTGTAGGCATCATCTTTATTCTTGCTGTTGTCTTTCTTCTGTggaaatggagacaaaaaaaactca AGACCACAAAGTACCATGACGatgaggaaacactgaaagCGAGAGACAAGAAGAGCAACTCTACAAGTAATGATCCAGAACAAAAGTTTCTGATagtgagagaaacagacagggagaaacacacagcagaagaagaaacaatgaAGAATCAGGATCTGAAGATCTATTCCTTAAGTGAAGAATCAGGACTTACACACCACGAGCAGCCcgtgacagaaaataaaactaacaaTGTCCTGGTACAGAAAGAAGGGGAGATAGAGATACAATCTGTAAATGCAGGAACAGGGCAGATGGAGGATGTAAGACAACAAGATGAGGTCCAGACAGTAggtcagacagagaggagagtgaTGAGTGAAGCAAATGAGGTTTCATGtccagcagaggaggaaggacAACAAGATAAGAATAAGGACAAGAACAATGAAGAGCAGAACACAACACCCATACAAGATGACACAAAACCTCAACCTCCAATCGATGGACAAAAAGATCAGCTCCCAGCAGTACAGAGTAATGtggacaagaaagatgaagacaAGGAAACAAAATCTGGAAACACTGGAATAGAAGATCAGGGTCCAAAGGATggagaaagacagatggagggGGAAAGAGGAGAAGACGAGGAAGATGAAACACAATCTACAAATAATGAAACAGCAGGTCAGGGTCCAACTGGAGGAGAAAGACAACGAGAAGATCAGCAGGCAGGAGGAGAGACAAAAGATAATTTAGACCAGacaaggagagaagaaaatgagGTTTCATGTCCAGCAGAGGAGGATGGACAACAAGACAAGAATAGGTACAGGAGAGATGATGTGGAGAACACAACACCTGAAAAGGATGACACAATAAGTCAACCTCCAGTCAGTGGACAAACAAATCAGCCCCAAGCAGGAAAGACTGAACTTGACgagaaagatgaaaaagagaaaccaaaacttaaagataacaaaacaacagatcAGGTTCCAACTGTGgtagaaacagaacaaaatgctcagcaggaaggaagggagacaaataataattttgaaCAGACAgggaatgaagaaaaaaaggcTTCCTGTCCAGCAAAGAAGGAAGGACAACAAGATAAGAATAAGGatgggagagatggagaggagaacaCAAAACCTCAGTCTCCAGCTGATGGACAAACAAGTTTGCTCCCAACAGGAAAAGTACAGGGTGATATGGGCAAGAAAGATAaaggcaagaaaacaaaatctgcaaaaaaaaaaaaaaaaaatcagggtcTGAAGgatggagaaagacagaaggaggacaagaaaggagaggaaaatgaagaagGGAAAATGCTATCAGATAAGGGTCCAActggaggaggaaaacaaaaagatgcCCTGCAGGcaagaacaaagacaaataatcaTTTAGACCAGACAAGGAGTGCAGAAAACGAGGTTTCATATCCAGCAGTTGAGGGAGGACAACAAGATAATAATAAGGAcgggaaagatggagagaagaagacaacaCCTATACAAGATAACACAAAACCTCAGCCTCCAATCAATGGACAAACAGATCAGATCTCAGCAGAGGATGTAAAGAGCAATGaagagaataaagaaaagatGGAGCAAACAGGACTTCCAGGTCAAACAGAGGGAGAAACACATGGAGAGCAGCCAGAGAAAAACCAGAAGGGAGATAGAGGAGGACGAACACAATCAACATCGACAAAACCTACAGCTGCTAAATCAGCTCGTAGCAAGAAAAGAAGACGTAGAAAGTGA
- the LOC122974148 gene encoding low affinity immunoglobulin gamma Fc region receptor II-a-like isoform X3, whose translation MEVTALCFRLLMLEIIQQVQESDAAFLRITPDRLQHFELDSVSLDCVGFDDSTQLRGIRNNEEFTPVCDINKRTPTESFCTIDVAYTVESGEYWCETDGGERSNSVNITVTAGSVILESPVLPVMGGDNVTLRCRNKTNSTNLRADFYKDGVLMKSTAAAEMTINNVSMSDEGLYKCTSDVGTSPESWLAVGAKSVSVTSQTPHEGNHTVLHHSSIPTHLHLWIAVIIVTLSLVLLVVGFLCIWRRKGTAVFCFSSKTSSGSSEHNQIDDTADDPSGVTYAVVTIKQRQDKASDTAGAADSLSRDTNHRRKPQTQKESGLSSSTVTQNPKDPRFTERKILYSPIQERLKKQKRRKT comes from the exons ATGGAGGTCACAGCTCTCTGCTTCAGACTGT TGatgcttgaaatcattcagcAAGTTCAGGAAAGTG ATGCAGCTTTTCTTCGTATCACTCCAGACAGACTGCAGCACTTTGAACTTGACTCAGTTTCTCTTGACTGTGTTGGGTTTGATGACTCAACTCAGTTGAGAGGAATCAGGAATAATGAGGAATTTACTCCAGTATGTGATATTAATAAGAGGACGCCAACAGAGTCCTTCTGCACCATTGATGTAGCCTATACCGTAGAAAGTGGAGAATACTGGTGTGAGactgatggaggagagagaagcaacagtgtcaacatcactgtcactg CTGGTTCTGTGATCCTGGAGAGTCCCGTCCTTCCTGTGATGGGGGGAGACAATGTGACTCTGCGCTGCAGAAACAAGACAAACTCCACCAACCTCCGAGCTGATTTCTACAAAGATGGCGTCCTCATGAagagcactgcagcagcagagatgaCCATTAACAATGTTTCCATGTCTGATGAAGGACTCTACAAGTGCACCTCTGATGTCGGAACATCACCAGAGAGCTGGTTGGCTGTCGGAG CAAAGAGTGTTTCTGTCACCTCTCAAACACCTCATGAAGGGAACCATACTGTCCTCCATCACTCCTCCATCCCCACCCACCTCCACCTGTGGATTGCTGTTATCATTGTAACATTGTCcctggtgctgctggtggtgggATTTCTTTGTATTTGGAGACGCAAAGGTACAG CAGTGTTCTGCTTTTCCTCAAAGACATCATCAGGGTCAAGTGAGCACAATCAAATAG ACGACACTGCAGATGATCCAAGCGGTGTAACGTATGCAGTCGTGACCATTAAACAGAGACAAGACAAAG CTTCAGACACTGCAGGTGCTGCTGATAGTCTGAGCCGGGACACAAACCACAGAAGAAAACCACAGACACAAAAAG AATCAGGATTATCCAGCTCCACAGTGACCCAGAACCCTAAAGATCCACGTTTCACAGAGCGGAAGATTCTTTATTCACCCATCCAGGAAAGACTGAAG aagcagaagaggagaaagaccTGA
- the LOC122974148 gene encoding low affinity immunoglobulin gamma Fc region receptor II-a-like isoform X1, with the protein MEVTALCFRLLMLEIIQQVQESDAAFLRITPDRLQHFELDSVSLDCVGFDDSTQLRGIRNNEEFTPVCDINKRTPTESFCTIDVAYTVESGEYWCETDGGERSNSVNITVTAGSVILESPVLPVMGGDNVTLRCRNKTNSTNLRADFYKDGVLMKSTAAAEMTINNVSMSDEGLYKCTSDVGTSPESWLAVGAKSVSVTSQTPHEGNHTVLHHSSIPTHLHLWIAVIIVTLSLVLLVVGFLCIWRRKGTAVFCFSSKTSSGSSEHNQIDDTADDPSGVTYAVVTIKQRQDKASDTAGAADSLSRDTNHRRKPQTQKDEDESSRQPVYSALKLDKTPQALQTGLYVCKIFKIPKFIYFSTTTDISTLCLHLIRPICDYKGPHIHFLCGSFDSKVTLTVSYDSNDHLQLIQNIFSIVKDILKPRTYCTK; encoded by the exons ATGGAGGTCACAGCTCTCTGCTTCAGACTGT TGatgcttgaaatcattcagcAAGTTCAGGAAAGTG ATGCAGCTTTTCTTCGTATCACTCCAGACAGACTGCAGCACTTTGAACTTGACTCAGTTTCTCTTGACTGTGTTGGGTTTGATGACTCAACTCAGTTGAGAGGAATCAGGAATAATGAGGAATTTACTCCAGTATGTGATATTAATAAGAGGACGCCAACAGAGTCCTTCTGCACCATTGATGTAGCCTATACCGTAGAAAGTGGAGAATACTGGTGTGAGactgatggaggagagagaagcaacagtgtcaacatcactgtcactg CTGGTTCTGTGATCCTGGAGAGTCCCGTCCTTCCTGTGATGGGGGGAGACAATGTGACTCTGCGCTGCAGAAACAAGACAAACTCCACCAACCTCCGAGCTGATTTCTACAAAGATGGCGTCCTCATGAagagcactgcagcagcagagatgaCCATTAACAATGTTTCCATGTCTGATGAAGGACTCTACAAGTGCACCTCTGATGTCGGAACATCACCAGAGAGCTGGTTGGCTGTCGGAG CAAAGAGTGTTTCTGTCACCTCTCAAACACCTCATGAAGGGAACCATACTGTCCTCCATCACTCCTCCATCCCCACCCACCTCCACCTGTGGATTGCTGTTATCATTGTAACATTGTCcctggtgctgctggtggtgggATTTCTTTGTATTTGGAGACGCAAAGGTACAG CAGTGTTCTGCTTTTCCTCAAAGACATCATCAGGGTCAAGTGAGCACAATCAAATAG ACGACACTGCAGATGATCCAAGCGGTGTAACGTATGCAGTCGTGACCATTAAACAGAGACAAGACAAAG CTTCAGACACTGCAGGTGCTGCTGATAGTCTGAGCCGGGACACAAACCACAGAAGAAAACCACAGACACAAAAAG ATGAAGATGAATCATCACGTCAACCTGTTTACTCTGCCTTGAAGTTAGATAAGACTCCACAAGCTCTCCAAACTGGTCTGTATGTTTGCAAAATCTTTAAAATCCccaaattcatttattttagcaCAACTACAGACATTTCAACATTATGTCTTCATTTGATACGTCCCATATGTGACTACAAAGGTCCACATATACACTTCCTTTGTGGGTCATTTGACTCTAAAGTGACTCTAACTGTCAGTTATGACAGTAATGATCatttacagttaatccaaaatattttcagtattgtaaaagacattttaaaaccaaggaCATATTGTACTAAATAA
- the LOC122974148 gene encoding low affinity immunoglobulin gamma Fc region receptor II-a-like isoform X2: MEVTALCFRLLMLEIIQQVQESDAAFLRITPDRLQHFELDSVSLDCVGFDDSTQLRGIRNNEEFTPVCDINKRTPTESFCTIDVAYTVESGEYWCETDGGERSNSVNITVTAGSVILESPVLPVMGGDNVTLRCRNKTNSTNLRADFYKDGVLMKSTAAAEMTINNVSMSDEGLYKCTSDVGTSPESWLAVGAKSVSVTSQTPHEGNHTVLHHSSIPTHLHLWIAVIIVTLSLVLLVVGFLCIWRRKGTAVFCFSSKTSSGSSEHNQIASDTAGAADSLSRDTNHRRKPQTQKDEDESSRQPVYSALKLDKTPQALQTGLYVCKIFKIPKFIYFSTTTDISTLCLHLIRPICDYKGPHIHFLCGSFDSKVTLTVSYDSNDHLQLIQNIFSIVKDILKPRTYCTK, translated from the exons ATGGAGGTCACAGCTCTCTGCTTCAGACTGT TGatgcttgaaatcattcagcAAGTTCAGGAAAGTG ATGCAGCTTTTCTTCGTATCACTCCAGACAGACTGCAGCACTTTGAACTTGACTCAGTTTCTCTTGACTGTGTTGGGTTTGATGACTCAACTCAGTTGAGAGGAATCAGGAATAATGAGGAATTTACTCCAGTATGTGATATTAATAAGAGGACGCCAACAGAGTCCTTCTGCACCATTGATGTAGCCTATACCGTAGAAAGTGGAGAATACTGGTGTGAGactgatggaggagagagaagcaacagtgtcaacatcactgtcactg CTGGTTCTGTGATCCTGGAGAGTCCCGTCCTTCCTGTGATGGGGGGAGACAATGTGACTCTGCGCTGCAGAAACAAGACAAACTCCACCAACCTCCGAGCTGATTTCTACAAAGATGGCGTCCTCATGAagagcactgcagcagcagagatgaCCATTAACAATGTTTCCATGTCTGATGAAGGACTCTACAAGTGCACCTCTGATGTCGGAACATCACCAGAGAGCTGGTTGGCTGTCGGAG CAAAGAGTGTTTCTGTCACCTCTCAAACACCTCATGAAGGGAACCATACTGTCCTCCATCACTCCTCCATCCCCACCCACCTCCACCTGTGGATTGCTGTTATCATTGTAACATTGTCcctggtgctgctggtggtgggATTTCTTTGTATTTGGAGACGCAAAGGTACAG CAGTGTTCTGCTTTTCCTCAAAGACATCATCAGGGTCAAGTGAGCACAATCAAATAG CTTCAGACACTGCAGGTGCTGCTGATAGTCTGAGCCGGGACACAAACCACAGAAGAAAACCACAGACACAAAAAG ATGAAGATGAATCATCACGTCAACCTGTTTACTCTGCCTTGAAGTTAGATAAGACTCCACAAGCTCTCCAAACTGGTCTGTATGTTTGCAAAATCTTTAAAATCCccaaattcatttattttagcaCAACTACAGACATTTCAACATTATGTCTTCATTTGATACGTCCCATATGTGACTACAAAGGTCCACATATACACTTCCTTTGTGGGTCATTTGACTCTAAAGTGACTCTAACTGTCAGTTATGACAGTAATGATCatttacagttaatccaaaatattttcagtattgtaaaagacattttaaaaccaaggaCATATTGTACTAAATAA